The sequence TAAAGGGTTGTAAGGTTATAGAAGCAGGCTGGCGTTCCATCAAAGGTAGTTTTTCAGATGATAATACCGAACCTGTACAGGATTTGCCCGAACTGAAAAAAGGCGATGAACTAAAAATAAAAGAAGCCTCCGTTTTGGAAAAGAAAACCAAACCACCAGGGCTTTATACTGAAGCAGGACTTTTGTCGGCTATGGAAACTGCCGGAAAGGAAATCGAAAATGAAGATGAACGCAAGGTTTTACAAAACATCGGTATTGGTACTCCGGCTACCAGATCCGCAATAATAGAAACCCTGTTTACCCGCAACTATATCCAACGAGAAAAAAAATCCCTAATCCCTACCGAAAAGGGATTGCAGGTGTACGAATTGGTCAAAGATCGTAAAATTGCGGATGTGGCAATGACCGCCGAATGGGAATTGGCTTTGCAAAAAATCGAAAATAACGAAGCAGATGCAGAGGCATTTCAAAAAGAAATGGAAACTTACGCCTCATCTATTACCAATGAATTGTTACAAACTTCCATTGCACAAAACAACCTGCCTAAATTGGTTTGCCCGAAATGCAAAAGCCAACAACTCATTATCCGTGATAAAATAGTGAAGTGTCCTGATGAAGTTTGTAATTGGTTACAGTTCCGCAATGTGTGTGGCGTACAAATCGGCTTAGCCGATATTGAAAACCTTGTCAATAAAAAGAAAACTTCACTTATCAAAGGAATGAAAAGCAAAGCCGGAAAGAAATTCGATGCTTATATCGTGTTGAATGAGGATTGCAAAACCTCTTTCGAGTTTGCCAAAAATAAAAGCTACAAAAAGTAATGGAAAATAAGCCTACCATTAGCACAAAGGAAATCAGAAATCTGATTTATTCCATACGTGGAAAGCAAGTGATGCTGGATAGCGACCTCGCTTCCTTATATCAAGTGGAAACAAAGAACCTCAACAAAGCAGTAAAAAGAAATATTGAAAGGTTTCCCGTTTCTTTTTGCTTTCAACTGACCGAAGAGGAAGTTGAAAACTTGAGGTTCCAAATTGGAACCTCAAGTTTAAGCTACGGTGGAAGACGGTATTTGCCCTATGTTTTTACTGAACAAGGGGTTGCAATGGCTTCTGCCATACTCCGTTCAGATATAGCGGTTAAAGTCAGTGTTGAAATTATGGAAGCCTTTGTAGAAATGCGACGAATGCTTATCAGCAACGCTTCTTTATTTCATCGTTTGGATAAGATTGAATTGAAGCAGTTAGAAGCCGACCAGAAATTTGAGGAAATCTTTAAGGCTTTGGAAAGCGATAAACTCCATAGCGAAAAAGGTATTTTCTATGATGGACAAATATTTGACGCTTATACCTTTATTTCTGATATTATCCGAAGTGCCAAAATTTCAATTATACTCATTGATAATTATGTTGACGATACAGTCCTCACATTGCTTGGGAAGCGTGAGCAATCAGTAACTGTAAAGATTTATACTAAAAATATCAGTAACCAATTACATCTTGATCTGCAACGCTACAACAGCCAATATCCTGCTATTGAAATTGAGCTCTTATCTGATGCTCATGACCGATTTCTGATTATTGACCATACAGAACTTTACCACATCGGGGCATCACTCAAAGACCTGGGCAAAAAATGGTTTGCCTTTTCAAGAATAGATATTGAGATTGGCAGGATGCTACAAATCTTAAATAACCAATAAAATTTACTTTATTTCACTCGCTTCATTGAAAAAGTTTGCTTACGCTCCTGTTCGTTTTTAGTTCCTGATATTTCAGCTACTAAAGTGTTCGTGTCAGTGTTGGTATAAGAAATGATTTGCGGAAAGTCGTGTTGCAGATTTTCAAATATCATTTGATTTTCCGAAATGAGTTTGGCTGTAAAACGTACAGGTAAACCATCATTCTGATTTTTGACTGTCGGAATATAAAACAGCACTTCTTGCTCTTGCACCAATCGTATGGTTTCAAAAACAATGGTGTCTTTGTCTTTTACGATATAGCTCATTCCTGAAAGTTCATTGTCGCTTATTTTTTTCCACGTTTCGTAAATAGTACCTTTCAGGGTCTTGTTCTCCCAAGTTCCGATAAGCCATTGTGTTTTTTTGATGTCATCTGTCTGTTTTATAGTCCAAGCACAAATCAAGAGCAAACCGATAACAGCGATAAATAGTTTTGTTCCTGTCTTCATCGTTTTACTGTGCTGAATGTAGTCCCAATTTGTTTCCTTCCGTGTCAATGAATAAAGCGAAGTAGCCCATTTCAGGACTGATTTCAGTTTTTGGAACGATTACTTGTCCGCCATTTTGTGCAACTTTGTCAAGCATTGGTTGCAAGTCGTTACCTGCATTGAGATAGAGAACAGCACCGTCTGTTGTTGGTTTGTAATCGTTACCTTTTACCAAAACCACGTTTACCGTACCTTCGTCGTTCGGTAAAACACCCATTTGATTTCCGTCCATTTCCATTTCTTCAATAGCAATGCCTAAAACAGTTTGATAAAATTTTACTGCTCTTGCAAAGTCTGTTACCGAAATTTCTACAATTGAAATTAAGTTGTTCATATCATTTACTTTTTTAGTTTGTATATTTTCTGCTTTTTCTTCTTTGTTTTTTGTGTCGTTGCAAGCCAAAAAGCCAATTGCAATCAGCATTACAACACTTGCTATAATCCTTTTCATCTTATGAATTTTAATGCAAAGTTAAATTGCGTGAAACTCACGAAATAGTAAAAATACGACACACTAATCGTTCGTGTAAAAAAGAGAAGATAAAATCATTTGTTCTTTTCCAAGAAACTCTTTTGGCGTTATACCCGTAAATTCTTTGAAGTCTTTAATGAAATGGTTTTGGTCATAATACTCGCTTTCGTAAGCAATTTCGGTAAATGTTCCCGTCTTTTGGTTGAGCAGTAGTTTTAAGGCGGTTTGCAATCTGACAACCTTTCCTAACTGTTTTGGGCTCATTCCGATTTGTTTCAAAAATTTCCTTTCGAGCTGTCTGCGTTTCGATAAGTCTTCTTTTAAGATAGCTTTGATTGGCGAACTTCCGCTCGTTGCAATAAGCGTGTTAACGGTTGATTTTACAATACTGTCAATTGTAGATTTTTCGTTGAGTTTGTCGAATAGAAAAGTTTCGATTATCTCAATTCTTTGTTGTGTGTCGGTTGCGTGAATGATTTTTTGCTCCAGTTCATTGGCTGTTGATTGCCCGAAAAGTTCAGCTATTGGTGTTTCTTTGTTTTCTAAATTTTTAAGAGGTGTTTTTATAAAGTTGGCAACTCCATAAGGATAAAAACGAGTTGCAAAACAGTGAACATAACCGAAAGGCTGGATAATGAATGGTTCGGTGATTTGCCCTACGACTATTGCTCTTGGCTGAATAATAAATTCATTTTCAGAAGTATATCGTTTTATGTCATCTCCCAATATAAATATCAATTCCATACAGCCGTCAGGAACAATCCTTTGTTTTTCTGAACTGTATTCGGCAGGCACTTCCAATGTCCAATAACATTTGATAAGTGATGTTAAGTCTTCACTTGGTTGATAGGTTTGATAGTTCATTGTGTTATTGTTTATACATCATTGCAAAATTAATAAATTAATCCGCCTGTATTTTTAATTACGCAAAATCCTGCCATTCAACGCCAAACCATTCAACTTCCATAAACGCTTCTGCGATCGGCCCTAAATTTATGGTTCAGGTAACAATTCTAAATAAAATTCTATATGGATACACAACAAAAAGACCTATCGTATTTCAGATTACGACTACGGGAACTACTGTATGCCAGTTTTCCTGAAAAGGCATACGACAACAAGTTTATAGAACAACGTTCATCGTGGGCTGCCAATGCTTATGAAGGTGCTTTTCGTTCAGGAAACTCCATCGACCAGTGCGATGAGATCGCTAACTACATCCTGTTTGAAGGCTTACACTTCTCCAGGTTCGACACCATTTTTCAGGTGGTATGCAATGAGTTTGACACCATAATGGCAGACGAGGAACTGCGACCATTCGCACTTAAAATGCTCCCTGTTTGTGAGCCTGTTTTCTCCAGCTATGAACTAAACGATGACTTCGCAAACGGTCCTGAGTTTGACCTGCTCTATACCGAAATAACCGGAACCATCGCAATCTGGATAGAGGAAAATGGGCTTCAATAAACGCCAACATCTCCAACTGAATATTGATGCCCTGCGAATTGCTTTTAAACTGGAAAAGGAGAAACGACAAGCCACCGTAGGCGAAAGACTGCTAATGATGCAATACAGCGGATTTGGTGGTCTTAAATTCGTGTTGAACCCCATAGCGAACGAAATAGACATCAATCATTGGAGAAAAACAGAACACGACCTTTTCCCGATTACGCAGGAACTCCACCAGTTACTCAAAGAAAATTCAGAAGACGAAAAGCAATACCGCAGGTATGTGGATAGTATGAAAAGCTCTGTTCTGACGGCTTTTTATACACCGCCACAGGTAATAGATGCGATTTCCGTAACCTTGCGTGAAAGCGGTCTGAACATTGATAAATTCCTCGAACCATCCGCAGGTATCGGCTCATTCATACAATCCATTTCAGAAAATCGAAAAGCCAGTGTTACTGCCTATGAAAAGGATTTGCTCACAGGCAAGATTTTAAAACAGCTTTATCCCGAAAGCAATATCCGTATAAGTGGTTTTGAGGAAATTCCTGAAAAGGAACAAAACAGCTATGATGTTATTGCCAGCAATATACCGTTTGGCGATACTTCCGTTTTCGACCTTTCCTATTCCCGAAACAGGGATAGCGCAAAAGTACAGGCTGCCCGAAGCATACACAATTACTTTTTCCTGAAAGGTGCTGATATGCTCCGTGAGGGCGGTTTGCTGGCTTATATTACTTCACAGGGCATTCTGAATAGTCCTAAGAATGAACCCATACGCAGGGCGTTGATGCAGGATAATAATTTGGTTTCGGCTGTTCGCTTACCCAACAACCTGTTTACGGAATATGCAGGTACGGAAGTCGGAAGCGACCTCATTATACTGCAAAAAAATACGGCAAAACAAAATCTGACCGAAAGGGAAGATCTGTTTTGCCGAAGCAGCCAAACAGAATACAATACACCGGGCAATGCACTCTTTCAGGACAGCACAAGAATTGTGCATACCGACCGTAAATTAGATACCGACCCTTACGGGCAACCTGCCCTAATCTATACGCATAAAGGCGGCGTTGAAGGGATTTCCAAAGACCTCAAACAAATGCTTTCCGAAGATTTTGGCAAGCACCTGAATTTGAATTTATACAAAGGCGAACGGGACGATGAGCCAGTTATCCAAATTCCAGTTGAACCAAATGTTACACCTCCAGTTATTGAGCCTGTAATCATTCAGCAAAAACCGCAACCTGTACCCACGCCCGTAATCCATCAGGAAAGCCCGCAGGAATTAAAGCAACTAAGCATTTTTGACCTGTTTCAAAATATAGACGAGCCTGTAATGGTTCTTGCTCCGCCCAAAAGAACGACAACAACCAAAAGACAAAGCACGAAAAAAAGAAGAGGTACAATAGGTCGCCAGCCCGACCTGTTCAGTTCGATGCAGCAACCTTATAAACCTCTTATTACTAATAGAGCCACTAATGGAAATACATCAGCCAACGGCAAAAAACAGGAAGCTATCGGCGACCTGTTTTCAGGTTTGGGTGGGAATGGCCAAGCTGCTCAACCAGCCGTTCCCGATACCATTCCCGAACCTGCTCCGTATAGTGATAAACTGCAATCGTTCCACCGTAACAATTGCATTGTGGTGGATAATGGTTGGGTGGGTTATCTGCAAGATGTAGATACATCAGACGGTACGGCAGTATTCCACCCCTTGCAGTTACCGACCTCACAGAAAGCAAGAGCCGAAGCGTATATCGGGGTGCGTGATGTTTACCAAGAGCTTTACACCAAAGAGGCACAGCATCAGACTGAATACAAGGAAGAAAGGGAAAACCTTAACCGTTTATACGATGCCTTTGTTAAAAGATATGGCAACCTCAACAGTGCCGATAATATCAAGCTCATTAAAACGGATAGTTCCGGTAAGGAAATCCCTTATTTGGAGCGTGTTGTTGGTGGCGTAACCCACAAGGCGGATATATTCAGCCGACCTGTAAGTTTTTCTACCGCAACCATAGCAACGGACAATCCCGAAGAAGCATTAGCGGCTTCGCTGAACAAATACGGAAGCGTGGATTTGGACTATATGTCCGAAATCAGCAGTATGACCGATGATGCTTTGAAAGCAGCTTTACACGGTCGTATTTTCTACAATCCTCTACAACGGGAATATGAAATATCCGAACGCTGGATTGCTGGCAACGTAGTGGAGAAAGCCGAGGAGGTACGAACCTACCTCGAACGCAATCCCGATGATATCGAAGCCAAAGCAAGCCTTACGGTTTTGGAAGAAGCCCGACCAAGACGTATCGAATTTGAGGAACTCGATTTTAACCTCGGCGAACGCTGGATACCCACTGGCATTTATGCCCGTTTTGCTTCACATCTTTTTGATACGGATGTACTCGTTCATTACTCTGAAAGCTCTGATGACTTTTCAGTAAAGTGCGAACGTAAGAATTTGCATATATGGGAAAAATACGCTGTCAAAGCAGAAAGCCGGACGTTTGACGGGATTGCCCTGCTCAAACACGCCCTTGTCAATACCACGCCTGATATTACCAAGAAAATTAAGGTTGACGACCAAGAGGTCAAAGTGCGGGATATGGAAGCCATACAAATGGCGAACACCAAGATTGACGAAATCCGTACCGCTTTTACCGAGTGGCTACACGCCCAAAACGATGAGTTTAAAAACAGGCTGACCGACCAATACAACGACACTTTTAACTGCTTCGTCCGACCGAACTATGACGGAAGCCATCAGGACTTTCCGGGCTTAGACCGTAAGGCATTGGGCATTGAAGATTTGTATTCCAGCCAAAAGGACACGGTTTGGATGATAAAGCTGAACAACGGTGCTATCTGCGACCACGAAGTAGGTGCAGGAAAAACGTTGGTTATGTGTACGGCTGCACAGGAAATGAAGCGTTTGGGACTGGCACACAAACCGATGATTATCGGGCTGAAAAGCAATGTTCACGAAATTGCCGAAGCCTACCGCACTGCTTACCCACACGCTAAAATCCTATTTCCGGGTAAAGAGGATTTTACACCTCAAAAACGCCTACGGATTTTCGGGGATATTAAAAATAACGATTGGGATTGTGTAATCCTCACACAAGACCAATTCGGAATGATACCACAATCGCCCGAAATACAAAAGGAAATACTCGAATTAGAATTGGACAGCGTAGAGCGAAACCTCGATGCATTGCAATCGCAAGGCAAGGAAGTTACCAGAGGTATGCTTGCCGGAGTAATCAAGCGGAAAGAAAACCTCGAAGTCAAACTCAAAACCCTGCAACACGATATTGAAAACCGCAAAGATGATGTGGTGGATTTTAAGATGATGGGCATAGACCATTTGTTTGTGGACGAAAGCCACCAATTCAAAAACCTGATGTTCAACACAAGGCATACAAGGGTTGCCGGCTTGGGCAATGTGGACGGCAGCCAAAAGGCATTGAACCTGCTTTTTGCTATCCGCACCATTCAGGAACGCATCAATGCGGATATGGGAGCAACTTTCCTTTCGGGAACGACCATAAGCAACTCATTGACGGAACTATATCTGCTGTTCAAATACCTGCGACCAAGAGCATTGGAAAAACAAGGCATTCATTCTTTTGATGCGTGGGCAGCTATTTATGCAAGGAAAACGACCGATTATGAATTTTCTGTTGCTAACAACATTGTAGCAAAAGAACGTTTCCGATACTTTATCAAAGTGCCGGAGCTGGCACAATTCTACTCGGAAATCACGGATTACCGAACGGCAAAAGATATAGGCATTGACCGCCCCAATAAGAACGAGGTATTGTATAACATACCGCCTACTCCAGACCAGGAAGAATTTATCAAAAAGCTAATGGAGTTTGCCAAAACAGGAAATGCTACCTTATTAGGAAGAGAACCTTTATCACAAAGCGAAGAAAAAGCAAAGATGCTTATCGCAACTGACTACGCCCGCAAAATGTCGCTGGACATGCGTATGGTAAGTAGCAGATATGAAGACCATCCCGATAACAAAGCTTCGCATTGTGCCGCAAACATTGCCAAGTATTACAGCCAATACCACGCACAAAAAGGAACGCAATTCGTTTTCTCGGATTTAGGTACTTACAAACCGAATGAATGGAATGTGTACTCCGAAATCAAACGCAAGCTCGTGGAAGACCACAATATACCTGCGAATGAAATCCGTTTTATTCAGGAAGCCAAAACAGACAGGCAACGTAAGGCACTTATCAAGGGAATGAACGACGGTACAATCCGTGTGCTGTTCGGCTCAACGAGTATGCTCGGAACAGGCGTAAATGCACAGAAAAGGGCTGTTGCCGTTCATCATTTAGATACGCCGTGGCGACCGTCCGACCTTGCCCAGCGTGACGGTCGGGCAGTCCGCAAGGGCAATGAAATTGCCAAGCACTTCAACAACAATAAAGTAGATGTCATTATTTACGCCGTTGAAAAATCGCTGGATAGCTATAAATTCAACCTGTTGTTTAACAAACAGCTTTTTATCGACCAATTAAAATCCAATAATCTCGGCAAACGCACCATTGACGAGGGCAGTATGAACGAGAAATCAGGAATGAACTTTTCGGAATATGTGGCAATCCTGTCGGGAAATACTGACCTGCTGGATAAAGCGAGGGTTGAAAAACAGATTGCCGGATTGGAAAGCGAAAAGCAAGCGTTTAACCGTTCCAAGTATAGTGCTAAATCCAAATTGGAAAACTATAAGGAAGAATTTAACGCAGCTCAATCACGCCTGAACCGAATGACAACGGATTGGGATAATTTACAACAACGCATACAAAAACGGCAGGACGGCATAGTTTTAAACCCTGTTCAGTTAGACGGCTTATCGTCCAACGCTAATGCAAAACAAATCGGTACAAAGCTCAATGAAATTGCAGAAAAAGCCCGAACAGGCGGGGATTATCAGGAAATTGGCAGCTTGTACGGCTTTCAGCTTATCGTCAAAACGGAAATGTCGGAAAAAGACGGCGTAGATATTCGGGTAAACCGATTTTTCATACAGGGAGAGGGTAACATTAAATACAACCACAATTTCGGGGTAATTGCAAAAGACCCCGAAACCGCCTCTTTAAATTTTTTAAGGGCATTGGAAAAACTGCCGTCGTTTATTAAAAAAGAACAGGACAATATTGCCGAGTTCCAAAAAGATATTCCGATACTTCAGGAGGTCGTTAATGGTACGTGGTCAAAGGAAAACCGATTGAGTGAACTCAAAACGGAATTAGCGACTGTTGAGCGTAAGATACAACTATCTATCGAACCGGAACAAAAACAAGAACCTGCGGAGCAAACCGAAAAAAAGCAAGAAACACCAAAGATTTCAGAAAGTATTATTCGGACAAAAGGCGTTCATCTGCCACGAGGGGTATTATAAAATATTACCTCTCGTCTTGTTCGTCCATTTTCTTTATCAGAGCTTCACACAGGCTGTCGAGGAATTTGGTACGGTTTATTTTTCGGGCTTTCAATTCCATAAATGTATGATAGAAATCGCCCAAATCAATATTAAAGGCAGTTTCAAATGTTTTGGCAATCAATTTTATATCGGTATTTCCGTTGTTGAATACGCCTTGTGCGTAGAGTGCATAAATCAACTCGGTCAATGCCGTTTTACTTCCTGTCCAATGGAGTGAAGAACTATCAGATACCTTTTTATGATTGCTATTTAGCTGGTCTTCAAGATAAACTTGTATCAGGTCATTGGCAATTATTTTGGCGACCTTATAATCGTGAGAAGTGCAAAAACGGTGGTCTGCCTCAAAATAAAACGTATCCAACCACATCCTTATATCGTGTTTTCCACGAATAAAGAAATTTTCATCAAGAAAAGAATTGCCACTACGGTAATACTTGTAAAAGTCAATATTGTTGTCAAAGAATTTTTTGAGTTTTTTCAATTCTTTGTTAAGAAATTTCTTTATCCGCTTTGCACCATAAGGCTTTTTGCTTTCTATTTTATAGATAGCATTGTAATAAATCAGCTTTGAAACAATG is a genomic window of Chryseobacterium nakagawai containing:
- a CDS encoding ORF6N domain-containing protein produces the protein MENKPTISTKEIRNLIYSIRGKQVMLDSDLASLYQVETKNLNKAVKRNIERFPVSFCFQLTEEEVENLRFQIGTSSLSYGGRRYLPYVFTEQGVAMASAILRSDIAVKVSVEIMEAFVEMRRMLISNASLFHRLDKIELKQLEADQKFEEIFKALESDKLHSEKGIFYDGQIFDAYTFISDIIRSAKISIILIDNYVDDTVLTLLGKREQSVTVKIYTKNISNQLHLDLQRYNSQYPAIEIELLSDAHDRFLIIDHTELYHIGASLKDLGKKWFAFSRIDIEIGRMLQILNNQ
- a CDS encoding DUF6265 family protein produces the protein MKTGTKLFIAVIGLLLICAWTIKQTDDIKKTQWLIGTWENKTLKGTIYETWKKISDNELSGMSYIVKDKDTIVFETIRLVQEQEVLFYIPTVKNQNDGLPVRFTAKLISENQMIFENLQHDFPQIISYTNTDTNTLVAEISGTKNEQERKQTFSMKRVK
- a CDS encoding VOC family protein, giving the protein MKRIIASVVMLIAIGFLACNDTKNKEEKAENIQTKKVNDMNNLISIVEISVTDFARAVKFYQTVLGIAIEEMEMDGNQMGVLPNDEGTVNVVLVKGNDYKPTTDGAVLYLNAGNDLQPMLDKVAQNGGQVIVPKTEISPEMGYFALFIDTEGNKLGLHSAQ
- a CDS encoding AraC family transcriptional regulator gives rise to the protein MNYQTYQPSEDLTSLIKCYWTLEVPAEYSSEKQRIVPDGCMELIFILGDDIKRYTSENEFIIQPRAIVVGQITEPFIIQPFGYVHCFATRFYPYGVANFIKTPLKNLENKETPIAELFGQSTANELEQKIIHATDTQQRIEIIETFLFDKLNEKSTIDSIVKSTVNTLIATSGSSPIKAILKEDLSKRRQLERKFLKQIGMSPKQLGKVVRLQTALKLLLNQKTGTFTEIAYESEYYDQNHFIKDFKEFTGITPKEFLGKEQMILSSLFYTND
- a CDS encoding DUF1896 domain-containing protein gives rise to the protein MDTQQKDLSYFRLRLRELLYASFPEKAYDNKFIEQRSSWAANAYEGAFRSGNSIDQCDEIANYILFEGLHFSRFDTIFQVVCNEFDTIMADEELRPFALKMLPVCEPVFSSYELNDDFANGPEFDLLYTEITGTIAIWIEENGLQ
- a CDS encoding N-6 DNA methylase; its protein translation is MGFNKRQHLQLNIDALRIAFKLEKEKRQATVGERLLMMQYSGFGGLKFVLNPIANEIDINHWRKTEHDLFPITQELHQLLKENSEDEKQYRRYVDSMKSSVLTAFYTPPQVIDAISVTLRESGLNIDKFLEPSAGIGSFIQSISENRKASVTAYEKDLLTGKILKQLYPESNIRISGFEEIPEKEQNSYDVIASNIPFGDTSVFDLSYSRNRDSAKVQAARSIHNYFFLKGADMLREGGLLAYITSQGILNSPKNEPIRRALMQDNNLVSAVRLPNNLFTEYAGTEVGSDLIILQKNTAKQNLTEREDLFCRSSQTEYNTPGNALFQDSTRIVHTDRKLDTDPYGQPALIYTHKGGVEGISKDLKQMLSEDFGKHLNLNLYKGERDDEPVIQIPVEPNVTPPVIEPVIIQQKPQPVPTPVIHQESPQELKQLSIFDLFQNIDEPVMVLAPPKRTTTTKRQSTKKRRGTIGRQPDLFSSMQQPYKPLITNRATNGNTSANGKKQEAIGDLFSGLGGNGQAAQPAVPDTIPEPAPYSDKLQSFHRNNCIVVDNGWVGYLQDVDTSDGTAVFHPLQLPTSQKARAEAYIGVRDVYQELYTKEAQHQTEYKEERENLNRLYDAFVKRYGNLNSADNIKLIKTDSSGKEIPYLERVVGGVTHKADIFSRPVSFSTATIATDNPEEALAASLNKYGSVDLDYMSEISSMTDDALKAALHGRIFYNPLQREYEISERWIAGNVVEKAEEVRTYLERNPDDIEAKASLTVLEEARPRRIEFEELDFNLGERWIPTGIYARFASHLFDTDVLVHYSESSDDFSVKCERKNLHIWEKYAVKAESRTFDGIALLKHALVNTTPDITKKIKVDDQEVKVRDMEAIQMANTKIDEIRTAFTEWLHAQNDEFKNRLTDQYNDTFNCFVRPNYDGSHQDFPGLDRKALGIEDLYSSQKDTVWMIKLNNGAICDHEVGAGKTLVMCTAAQEMKRLGLAHKPMIIGLKSNVHEIAEAYRTAYPHAKILFPGKEDFTPQKRLRIFGDIKNNDWDCVILTQDQFGMIPQSPEIQKEILELELDSVERNLDALQSQGKEVTRGMLAGVIKRKENLEVKLKTLQHDIENRKDDVVDFKMMGIDHLFVDESHQFKNLMFNTRHTRVAGLGNVDGSQKALNLLFAIRTIQERINADMGATFLSGTTISNSLTELYLLFKYLRPRALEKQGIHSFDAWAAIYARKTTDYEFSVANNIVAKERFRYFIKVPELAQFYSEITDYRTAKDIGIDRPNKNEVLYNIPPTPDQEEFIKKLMEFAKTGNATLLGREPLSQSEEKAKMLIATDYARKMSLDMRMVSSRYEDHPDNKASHCAANIAKYYSQYHAQKGTQFVFSDLGTYKPNEWNVYSEIKRKLVEDHNIPANEIRFIQEAKTDRQRKALIKGMNDGTIRVLFGSTSMLGTGVNAQKRAVAVHHLDTPWRPSDLAQRDGRAVRKGNEIAKHFNNNKVDVIIYAVEKSLDSYKFNLLFNKQLFIDQLKSNNLGKRTIDEGSMNEKSGMNFSEYVAILSGNTDLLDKARVEKQIAGLESEKQAFNRSKYSAKSKLENYKEEFNAAQSRLNRMTTDWDNLQQRIQKRQDGIVLNPVQLDGLSSNANAKQIGTKLNEIAEKARTGGDYQEIGSLYGFQLIVKTEMSEKDGVDIRVNRFFIQGEGNIKYNHNFGVIAKDPETASLNFLRALEKLPSFIKKEQDNIAEFQKDIPILQEVVNGTWSKENRLSELKTELATVERKIQLSIEPEQKQEPAEQTEKKQETPKISESIIRTKGVHLPRGVL
- a CDS encoding RteC domain-containing protein translates to MDKFYNETLHKLETAINELEIEADNCSIQRVEAIIQLIIQTLSKLKEYVLKRGFKNTDEEIHFFKHQKPVIVSKLIYYNAIYKIESKKPYGAKRIKKFLNKELKKLKKFFDNNIDFYKYYRSGNSFLDENFFIRGKHDIRMWLDTFYFEADHRFCTSHDYKVAKIIANDLIQVYLEDQLNSNHKKVSDSSSLHWTGSKTALTELIYALYAQGVFNNGNTDIKLIAKTFETAFNIDLGDFYHTFMELKARKINRTKFLDSLCEALIKKMDEQDER